GAAAGCAGGCGGCTCCAGCAAAAACGGACGCGACTCCAACGGGCAACGGCGCGGCGTGAAGGTCTACGGCGGCCAAAACATCCCCGCGGGCTCCATCCTCGTGCGGCAATGCGGCACCAAGATCTACCCCGGCAAGAACGTCGGCCAGGGCAAGGACTTCACCCTCTTCGCGAAGGTCAGCGGCGTGGTGAAGTACGAAGAGTTCGGCCGCGACAAGAAGCGGGTGAGCGTTTATCCGTCGGCTTGAAGCCGAAGCGATTTTTAATCAAGACCCCGCAGTGAAATCGCTGCGGGGTTTTTTTTCGGCCTTTACCTCCAATTTCGATTTTCCCATGCCAATTTCGCCTCGTGCTCGCACGGGCATGGGTGGATCGTAGGAGAGGTTAAGGAAATGAAATGAAGTTCATCGACGAGGTCCACATCACAGTGCGCGGCGGCGGGGGCGGGGATGGCTGCGTCTCCTTCCGGCGGGAGAAGTACGTCCCGCGCGGTGGGCCCGACGGCGGCAACGGCGGGGACGGGGGGGCGGTGGTTTTTCAGGCCGACCCGGGATTGTTGACCCTGCTGGACTTCCGCTACCGCAAGATCTTCGAAGGCGAGCGCGGCGGCCACGGCCTGGGCGCCAACCGCTACGGCCGCACCGGGCGCGACGAGGTGGTACGGGTCCCGGTCGGCACGGTCGTCAAGGACCCGGAGAGCGGCGAGGTCTTGGCGGATCTCATCGAGCCCGGCCAGCGCTACCTGGCCGCCAAGGGCGGCCGCGGCGGCCGGGGCAACCTCTCTTACGTCTCCTCGGTCAACCGCGCCCCCCGCCAGTCCACGCCGGGCAAGGCGGGTGAGGAGCGCGAGCTGACCCTCGAGCTCAAGCTGTTGGCCGACGTCGGTCTGATCGGCCGGCCCAACGCGGGAAAGTCGACCCTGATCTCGCGCATCTCGGCGGCCAAGCCGAAGATCGCCGACTATCCCTTCACGACCTTGACACCGCAGCTGGGCGTGGTGAAGGCGGGTCTAAAGAGCTTCACGGTCGCCGACATCCCCGGACTGATCGAGGGCGCCCATGAGGGCGCGGGCATGGGCGTCAAGTTCCTGCGCCACATCGAGCGGACCCGGGTCTTCCTGCACCTGATCGACTTGAGCGACCCGGAATATCCGGACCCTTGGAAGTCCTATCAAATGATCGACAAGGAGCTCCTGGCCTACTCTCCCGAGTTCAAGAAGCGCCTGCGCTGGGTGGTCTTCACAAAAATCGATTTGCTCTCCGATCCGAAGGTATTACAAAAGGCGGAGAATGCCTTCGCCGCGAAGAAATTGAAGACCTTCGCGCTCTCCGCGGTGACGGGGCAGGGCGTGGACAAGTTGCTCCGCGCCCTGGAGAAAGAGATTTTGTAGGGAAATTTTGCAAATATGCGGTCCGCCTTAAAGAACAAAAAGCGCATCGTCCTGAAGATCGGCTCCTCGATCCTGACCGACGCCGAGGGCCGCCTCGACCCCAAGGTTTTCCAGCGCCTCGCTTCCGAGGTCGCCGAGCTGCGCGCGGCGGGCAAGAAGGTGATCCTGGTCAGCTCCGGCGCCATCGCCGCGGGCATGAAGCGCCTGGGCTTTACGAAGAAGCCGCACCTGATCCCGCAAAAACAGGCGATGGCCGCCGCCGGCCAGACCGCCCTGATGCACGAGTACGAGAAGGCCTTCGCCAAGCACGAGATCAACGTCGCCCAGATCCTGCTCACCCGCGACGACCTGGCCAATCGTCGCCGCTTCCTCAACGCGCGCCACGCCATCGCCGAGCTGCTGCGCCTCGACGTGATTCCCATCATCAACGAGAACGACACCGTGGCGGTGCATGAGATCAAGATCGGCGACAACGACAACCTCTCCGCCCTCGTCACCAACGTGGCCGAGGCCGACCTGCTCGTCATCCTGACCGACATCGACGCGGTCTACGATGCGGATCCCAAGATCAAGAAAGACGCCAAACGCTTGGGCGTCGTCGAGAGCATCGACAAGGGCCTGTGGAAGGGCGCCTCCGACACGCTGCGCGCCGGCTCCACCGGCGGGATGCGCACCAAGCTCGAGGCCGCCGAGAAGGCCGCCGACTACGGCGTGACGACGATCATCGCCAACGGCCGCGAGCCCAAGATCGTCGAGCGCCTGCTCGCCGCCGAGGATTTGGGCACGGTGATCCTCCCGAAGGGAGGCACCGACCGACTCACCGCGAAGAAGCACTGGATGGCCTATACGCTTAGGCCCGCCGGCTCTCTGCTGGTCGACGCGGGGGCCAAGGAGGCCCTGATGGGGAAGGGCAAGAGCCTGCTGCCCTCCGGCGTCCGAGGCGTGGAGGGCGATTTCTCCCAGGGCGATCCCATCGACGTGAAGGTGGAAGGGGAAGAGCCCTTCGCCCGGGGCCTAAGCAGCTACAGCGCGAAGGAGCTCGGCCTCATCAAGGGATGCAAGACGAGCGAGATCGAGAAGCTTCTGGGCTACAAGTATTTCGACGAGGTGATCCATCGCGACGACCTGGTTTTGCTGGGCGATAAACCCCAATGAGTCGCGGCGGCGTAGGAGCCTTATGATCGCGAAAATTTCCGTCTTGGTCCTATTGTGCCTCGCCCCCGCCCCGGCCCGGGGCCAGGCGAGCGAGACCGCCATCGTCAAGCAGGCCGTGCAGCTCCAGCAGGACGCCCCGGCCGACACGCGCATCGCCGATTTCTTCGAGCAGATGAAGGCCAATCCCCTCGACCCCGGCGTGCACGTCAAGCTGGGCGATATCTATTACGAGCGGGCCCTCTACGAGCTGGCGATCCAGTCCTACCGCCACGCCCTCGAATTGCAGCCTAAGCTCGCGACGGCCCACCTCGGCCTAAGCCAGGTCTTTCGCAAAAAGAAAATCCCCGCCCTCGAGCTCGCCGAGATGGAGGCCGCGGTGGCCGACGCCCCCGAAGACCCCGCCCTGCGCCTGAAGCTGGGCACCCTCTATATGGAGCCGGCGCACTTCGACTACAAGAGGGCCAAGAGGCAATTCGAGGCTTTGAAGAAAATGCAGTCCCCCCTGGCCCTCGAGTTGGGCGCCAAGATGGGATTGGACTAATCCCGCCGATTGCAGTACCTTTTCTGTCCCAATCTCCAATGACGGGAGGCTTCCGATGCGATCCATCGTTTCACTCGCTTTGGCCCTTTGGCTGGCGGCCCCGGCCGCCCTCAGCGCCCAAACCGGAGGGGGCGGTTCCAACTCCAAGAGCGCCCTGGAGCTGGGCCAGACCCCGACCGACGTCTCCGTCGAGGTCGAAAACACCGTCCAGAGCGGCATGAGCCGCATCATCGACGGCATCAAGGAGGCCGGCGATCTGGTCAAGAAAAACGATTGGGAAGACGGCGACGCCAAGCTGCAAGAGGTGCGCGATTTTATCCGCCAGGCCATGGACAAGATGAAAACAGTGGCGGGCGACGAGGAGCGCGAGCTGAGCTTCGGCAAAATTTTGCATTACCTTGACGAGGCCGACTACGCGATCGATCAGCGTCGAAAATCCCCGGCTTTGCAGAATCTCACTCAGGCCTACAAGATGACGGTGGCCCTCTCCAAGAGCCCCGTCCTGAAACTGGTCGCCTCGAAGGTCTCGCTCTACCTCGCCAACGAGCAGATCCAAAGCAAGAACTACGCCAGCGCGGGAGCCTTCCTCGACCGGGCCATCGACAGCTTGACCGCGGTCCAGCAGGACCCCAATCTCAACCAAAAAGAGATCAACGCGCTGAAGAACTCCATCGTCATCGCCCACCAGCAGGTCATCAACGGGCAGCGCTACGACGGCAGCTACATGAGCAAGCTCTACCAGCGCGCCACCGCCGCGACCAGCAACGCGCTCTACCAGTACTACGACATGTGGACGCGGACCCCGGTGCCCTGGGAGGCCTGGGAGTAGTGCCGGCAACGCGCTTCTATCAAAGGCCGGGTTTTTATTTCCTGCTCTTCGGCTTGTTCCTCGCGGCGCTGCTGCTCTCGGAAGGCTCGCCCTTCCGTGGGGAAAAGGCCTCGATGGCGCCGAGAGAGAACCCCCACGCGGTCGGGCCGCCGCATGAATTCCCGGCACGTTTTCTCTTGGCCGCGCAGGATCCCAAGCAGGCCGAATCCATCCAGCTGGGCGCGGAGATTTTCTATCAAACGCCGAAGTTCGCCGCGAAATACGTCGGCAACGGACTTTCCTGCAACAGCTGCCACTTCCAGGGCGGCACCCAGCAGGGCATGCTGGGCCTGGTCGGCGTCGCGCTGAAATATCCCGAGTTCGACCCTCGGGCTGGACGGGCCGTTACCCTGCAGGAGCGGCTCCAGAGCTGCTTTTTGCGCAGCCTGAACGGCAAGGCCCCGTCGGAAGGAAGCGCCGTCCTCCAAAACCTCTTCGACTACGTGAGCTATCTCTCGACCGGCGTCGCTAAGGACCAGCTCTTGGAGTGGCGCGCCTTGGATTGGATCCCCGCCTCCGAAAAGATCCCCATCGACAAGCTCAACCCGGCGACCGGCCGCGCGCTCTTCGAACAAAAGTGCGCCGCCTGCCACGGTCGGAGCGGCGGCGGCGACGGCTGGGCCCCGGCCCTCTGGGGAGACAAGACCTTCAACGACGGCTCGGGCTTGGCGCGGGTCTACACCTTGGCGGGCTTTCTCTACCGGGCAATGCCGCTCTCTTCGCCGACGAGCCTGAGCCTCGAGCAGGCCCAGCAGGTCGCCGCATATCTCGATGCGCTTGTCCGCCCGGCCTTTCCGGGCAAGGCCCAAGACTATCCCGGCGGGGATATCCCGCCGGACGCCGTGTATTACCCGCAAAAATACCCGAAAAATCCCCTCGCCGAGCGTCTGAAGGGCGAGGGGGCCGCATCCGAGACAGACTGATTTCGGTCAGTGATGCGTTTCGGCCTTACGCTTATAAAAGCTTTAACAGGCTGTTGGAAAACCTCCGGCGACTCGGCCGATTCGTTTTTCCACAGTCTCATAAAAGGAGGC
The sequence above is a segment of the Deltaproteobacteria bacterium PRO3 genome. Coding sequences within it:
- a CDS encoding 50S ribosomal protein L27; this translates as MAHKKAGGSSKNGRDSNGQRRGVKVYGGQNIPAGSILVRQCGTKIYPGKNVGQGKDFTLFAKVSGVVKYEEFGRDKKRVSVYPSA
- the obgE gene encoding GTPase ObgE; the protein is MKFIDEVHITVRGGGGGDGCVSFRREKYVPRGGPDGGNGGDGGAVVFQADPGLLTLLDFRYRKIFEGERGGHGLGANRYGRTGRDEVVRVPVGTVVKDPESGEVLADLIEPGQRYLAAKGGRGGRGNLSYVSSVNRAPRQSTPGKAGEERELTLELKLLADVGLIGRPNAGKSTLISRISAAKPKIADYPFTTLTPQLGVVKAGLKSFTVADIPGLIEGAHEGAGMGVKFLRHIERTRVFLHLIDLSDPEYPDPWKSYQMIDKELLAYSPEFKKRLRWVVFTKIDLLSDPKVLQKAENAFAAKKLKTFALSAVTGQGVDKLLRALEKEIL
- the proB gene encoding glutamate 5-kinase; amino-acid sequence: MRSALKNKKRIVLKIGSSILTDAEGRLDPKVFQRLASEVAELRAAGKKVILVSSGAIAAGMKRLGFTKKPHLIPQKQAMAAAGQTALMHEYEKAFAKHEINVAQILLTRDDLANRRRFLNARHAIAELLRLDVIPIINENDTVAVHEIKIGDNDNLSALVTNVAEADLLVILTDIDAVYDADPKIKKDAKRLGVVESIDKGLWKGASDTLRAGSTGGMRTKLEAAEKAADYGVTTIIANGREPKIVERLLAAEDLGTVILPKGGTDRLTAKKHWMAYTLRPAGSLLVDAGAKEALMGKGKSLLPSGVRGVEGDFSQGDPIDVKVEGEEPFARGLSSYSAKELGLIKGCKTSEIEKLLGYKYFDEVIHRDDLVLLGDKPQ
- a CDS encoding tetratricopeptide repeat protein — its product is MIAKISVLVLLCLAPAPARGQASETAIVKQAVQLQQDAPADTRIADFFEQMKANPLDPGVHVKLGDIYYERALYELAIQSYRHALELQPKLATAHLGLSQVFRKKKIPALELAEMEAAVADAPEDPALRLKLGTLYMEPAHFDYKRAKRQFEALKKMQSPLALELGAKMGLD
- a CDS encoding c-type cytochrome — protein: MPATRFYQRPGFYFLLFGLFLAALLLSEGSPFRGEKASMAPRENPHAVGPPHEFPARFLLAAQDPKQAESIQLGAEIFYQTPKFAAKYVGNGLSCNSCHFQGGTQQGMLGLVGVALKYPEFDPRAGRAVTLQERLQSCFLRSLNGKAPSEGSAVLQNLFDYVSYLSTGVAKDQLLEWRALDWIPASEKIPIDKLNPATGRALFEQKCAACHGRSGGGDGWAPALWGDKTFNDGSGLARVYTLAGFLYRAMPLSSPTSLSLEQAQQVAAYLDALVRPAFPGKAQDYPGGDIPPDAVYYPQKYPKNPLAERLKGEGAASETD